One Gossypium hirsutum isolate 1008001.06 chromosome A11, Gossypium_hirsutum_v2.1, whole genome shotgun sequence genomic window carries:
- the LOC107924005 gene encoding AMSH-like ubiquitin thioesterase 1 isoform X1, giving the protein MMSSTERINIAASAQRLDVDNRIPLRYYYRIADNILKQADIFRAEKNIIDLYIMLLRFSGLVSETIPFHRDYRASLQSQKVYLKNRLLNALNELEELKPAVQQKINELNRRYTNQSNSLQQSAVKNQSLTYYGMTKAVKPAAREFNSYGPIAQQLSYSKPMEEQFRWMSLNLMRPKDETLSKHSILGPNGLYGQWQPPKTNIRQVQYPSNIDLTPIEFPSLQQAIENKLPDKSDHSNSEPEASSIESTVTVGNCENSQKSHVDEPCPMISFEESETAPVHINVTRQPSPPPVLAEVQDLVHAISPQVKETDCRIDNPSTEALVPSESPLQLHISTTMMESFMKLAKSNTNRNLETCGVLAGSLKNRKFYVTALIIPKQESTSDSCQTTNEEEIFEVQDKRSLFPLGWIHTHPTQSCFMSSIDLHTHYSYQIMLPESVAIVMAPRDASRKHGIFRLTTPGGMSVIRQCQKRGFHPHIQPPDGGPLYSTCTDVYMNPNLNFDVIDLR; this is encoded by the exons ATGATGTCCTCGACGGAAAGAATAAACATAGCGGCGAGTGCGCAAAGACTTGATGTTGATAATCGGATCCCCCTCCGCTATTACTACCGAATTGCCGACAATATTCTCAAACAG GCTGACATCTTTCGAGCTGAGAAGAACATCATAGATCTATACATCATGCTTCTAAGGTTTTCAGG TTTGGTTTCTGAAACAATACCATTCCATCGAGATTATAGAGCATCACTACAAAGCCAAAAGGTCTACTTGAAAAAT AGACTACTCAATGCCTTGAATGAGCTAGAAGAATTGAAGCCAGCAGTGCAGCAGAAGATCAATGAATTAAACAGAAGATATACTAATCAAAGTAATTCGTTACAGCAATCTGCTGTTAAAAACCAGAGTTTAACATACTATGGTATGACAAAG GCAGTTAAACCAGCTGCGCGAGAATTTAATTCTTATGGTCCAATAGCTCAGCAATTATCATATTCTAAACCAATGGAAGAGCAGTTCAGGTGGAT GTCATTAAACCTGATGCGTCCAAAGGACGAAACCCTCTCCAAACATTCTATTCTGGGTCCAAATGGGCTTTATGGGCAGTGGCAGCCTCCTAAAACTAATATACGG CAGGTGCAATATCCAAGCAATATTGACCTGACTCCAATTGAATTTCCAAG TTTGCAGCAGGCTATAGAAAATAAACTTCCAGACAAAAGTGATCATAGCAACTCAGAACCTGAAGCATCAAGCATAGAATCAACTGTTACTGTTGGCAATTGTGAGAATAGTCAGAAGTCTCATGTGGATGAACCTTGTCCAATGATTTCTTTTGAAGAATCAGAAACAGCTCCGGTTCATATAAATGTTACCAGACAGCCATCTCCTCCTCCTGTACTTGCAGAAGTACAGGATTTGGTTCATGCAATATCTCCCCAGGTGAAGGAGACAGATTGTAGAATAGATAACCCCTCAACGGAAGCTCTTGTTCCTTCTGAATCTCCTCTACAGTTGCACATT TCAACAACAATGATGGAAAGCTTCATGAAGCTGGCTAAATCAAATACAAATAGGAATTTAGAAACTTGTGGTGTTCTTGCAGGTTCACTT AAAAATAGGAAGTTCTATGTTACAGCACTTATTATCCCAAAGCAGGAATCAACATCTGACTCA TGCCAAACAACAAATGAGGAGGAAATATTTGAAGTACAGGATAAGAGATCTCTCTTTCCACTGGGTTGGATTCAT ACACATCCTACGCAATCATGTTTCATGTCATCAATTGATCTCCATACTCACTACTCATACCAG ATTATGTTGCCGGAATCTGTAGCAATCGTAATGGCACCAAGAGATGCTTCGAG AAAACATGGAATTTTTCGTTTGACTACTCCGGGTGGGATGTCCGTCATTAGACAGTGCCAGAAACGTGGCTTTCATCCACACATTCAACCTCCAGATGGTGGCCCCCTTTACAGTACATGTACAGATGTGTATATGAATCcgaatctgaactttgacgtcATCGATCTTCGATGA
- the LOC107924005 gene encoding AMSH-like ubiquitin thioesterase 1 isoform X3 produces MMSSTERINIAASAQRLDVDNRIPLRYYYRIADNILKQADIFRAEKNIIDLYIMLLRFSGLVSETIPFHRDYRASLQSQKVYLKNRLLNALNELEELKPAVQQKINELNRRYTNQSNSLQQSAVKNQSLTYYGMTKAVKPAAREFNSYGPIAQQLSYSKPMEEQFRWILQQAIENKLPDKSDHSNSEPEASSIESTVTVGNCENSQKSHVDEPCPMISFEESETAPVHINVTRQPSPPPVLAEVQDLVHAISPQVKETDCRIDNPSTEALVPSESPLQLHISTTMMESFMKLAKSNTNRNLETCGVLAGSLKNRKFYVTALIIPKQESTSDSCQTTNEEEIFEVQDKRSLFPLGWIHTHPTQSCFMSSIDLHTHYSYQIMLPESVAIVMAPRDASRKHGIFRLTTPGGMSVIRQCQKRGFHPHIQPPDGGPLYSTCTDVYMNPNLNFDVIDLR; encoded by the exons ATGATGTCCTCGACGGAAAGAATAAACATAGCGGCGAGTGCGCAAAGACTTGATGTTGATAATCGGATCCCCCTCCGCTATTACTACCGAATTGCCGACAATATTCTCAAACAG GCTGACATCTTTCGAGCTGAGAAGAACATCATAGATCTATACATCATGCTTCTAAGGTTTTCAGG TTTGGTTTCTGAAACAATACCATTCCATCGAGATTATAGAGCATCACTACAAAGCCAAAAGGTCTACTTGAAAAAT AGACTACTCAATGCCTTGAATGAGCTAGAAGAATTGAAGCCAGCAGTGCAGCAGAAGATCAATGAATTAAACAGAAGATATACTAATCAAAGTAATTCGTTACAGCAATCTGCTGTTAAAAACCAGAGTTTAACATACTATGGTATGACAAAG GCAGTTAAACCAGCTGCGCGAGAATTTAATTCTTATGGTCCAATAGCTCAGCAATTATCATATTCTAAACCAATGGAAGAGCAGTTCAGGTGGAT TTTGCAGCAGGCTATAGAAAATAAACTTCCAGACAAAAGTGATCATAGCAACTCAGAACCTGAAGCATCAAGCATAGAATCAACTGTTACTGTTGGCAATTGTGAGAATAGTCAGAAGTCTCATGTGGATGAACCTTGTCCAATGATTTCTTTTGAAGAATCAGAAACAGCTCCGGTTCATATAAATGTTACCAGACAGCCATCTCCTCCTCCTGTACTTGCAGAAGTACAGGATTTGGTTCATGCAATATCTCCCCAGGTGAAGGAGACAGATTGTAGAATAGATAACCCCTCAACGGAAGCTCTTGTTCCTTCTGAATCTCCTCTACAGTTGCACATT TCAACAACAATGATGGAAAGCTTCATGAAGCTGGCTAAATCAAATACAAATAGGAATTTAGAAACTTGTGGTGTTCTTGCAGGTTCACTT AAAAATAGGAAGTTCTATGTTACAGCACTTATTATCCCAAAGCAGGAATCAACATCTGACTCA TGCCAAACAACAAATGAGGAGGAAATATTTGAAGTACAGGATAAGAGATCTCTCTTTCCACTGGGTTGGATTCAT ACACATCCTACGCAATCATGTTTCATGTCATCAATTGATCTCCATACTCACTACTCATACCAG ATTATGTTGCCGGAATCTGTAGCAATCGTAATGGCACCAAGAGATGCTTCGAG AAAACATGGAATTTTTCGTTTGACTACTCCGGGTGGGATGTCCGTCATTAGACAGTGCCAGAAACGTGGCTTTCATCCACACATTCAACCTCCAGATGGTGGCCCCCTTTACAGTACATGTACAGATGTGTATATGAATCcgaatctgaactttgacgtcATCGATCTTCGATGA
- the LOC107924005 gene encoding AMSH-like ubiquitin thioesterase 1 isoform X2, producing the protein MMSSTERINIAASAQRLDVDNRIPLRYYYRIADNILKQADIFRAEKNIIDLYIMLLRFSGLVSETIPFHRDYRASLQSQKVYLKNRLLNALNELEELKPAVQQKINELNRRYTNQSNSLQQSAVKNQSLTYYGMTKAVKPAAREFNSYGPIAQQLSYSKPMEEQFRWMSLNLMRPKDETLSKHSILGPNGLYGQWQPPKTNIRVQYPSNIDLTPIEFPSLQQAIENKLPDKSDHSNSEPEASSIESTVTVGNCENSQKSHVDEPCPMISFEESETAPVHINVTRQPSPPPVLAEVQDLVHAISPQVKETDCRIDNPSTEALVPSESPLQLHISTTMMESFMKLAKSNTNRNLETCGVLAGSLKNRKFYVTALIIPKQESTSDSCQTTNEEEIFEVQDKRSLFPLGWIHTHPTQSCFMSSIDLHTHYSYQIMLPESVAIVMAPRDASRKHGIFRLTTPGGMSVIRQCQKRGFHPHIQPPDGGPLYSTCTDVYMNPNLNFDVIDLR; encoded by the exons ATGATGTCCTCGACGGAAAGAATAAACATAGCGGCGAGTGCGCAAAGACTTGATGTTGATAATCGGATCCCCCTCCGCTATTACTACCGAATTGCCGACAATATTCTCAAACAG GCTGACATCTTTCGAGCTGAGAAGAACATCATAGATCTATACATCATGCTTCTAAGGTTTTCAGG TTTGGTTTCTGAAACAATACCATTCCATCGAGATTATAGAGCATCACTACAAAGCCAAAAGGTCTACTTGAAAAAT AGACTACTCAATGCCTTGAATGAGCTAGAAGAATTGAAGCCAGCAGTGCAGCAGAAGATCAATGAATTAAACAGAAGATATACTAATCAAAGTAATTCGTTACAGCAATCTGCTGTTAAAAACCAGAGTTTAACATACTATGGTATGACAAAG GCAGTTAAACCAGCTGCGCGAGAATTTAATTCTTATGGTCCAATAGCTCAGCAATTATCATATTCTAAACCAATGGAAGAGCAGTTCAGGTGGAT GTCATTAAACCTGATGCGTCCAAAGGACGAAACCCTCTCCAAACATTCTATTCTGGGTCCAAATGGGCTTTATGGGCAGTGGCAGCCTCCTAAAACTAATATACGG GTGCAATATCCAAGCAATATTGACCTGACTCCAATTGAATTTCCAAG TTTGCAGCAGGCTATAGAAAATAAACTTCCAGACAAAAGTGATCATAGCAACTCAGAACCTGAAGCATCAAGCATAGAATCAACTGTTACTGTTGGCAATTGTGAGAATAGTCAGAAGTCTCATGTGGATGAACCTTGTCCAATGATTTCTTTTGAAGAATCAGAAACAGCTCCGGTTCATATAAATGTTACCAGACAGCCATCTCCTCCTCCTGTACTTGCAGAAGTACAGGATTTGGTTCATGCAATATCTCCCCAGGTGAAGGAGACAGATTGTAGAATAGATAACCCCTCAACGGAAGCTCTTGTTCCTTCTGAATCTCCTCTACAGTTGCACATT TCAACAACAATGATGGAAAGCTTCATGAAGCTGGCTAAATCAAATACAAATAGGAATTTAGAAACTTGTGGTGTTCTTGCAGGTTCACTT AAAAATAGGAAGTTCTATGTTACAGCACTTATTATCCCAAAGCAGGAATCAACATCTGACTCA TGCCAAACAACAAATGAGGAGGAAATATTTGAAGTACAGGATAAGAGATCTCTCTTTCCACTGGGTTGGATTCAT ACACATCCTACGCAATCATGTTTCATGTCATCAATTGATCTCCATACTCACTACTCATACCAG ATTATGTTGCCGGAATCTGTAGCAATCGTAATGGCACCAAGAGATGCTTCGAG AAAACATGGAATTTTTCGTTTGACTACTCCGGGTGGGATGTCCGTCATTAGACAGTGCCAGAAACGTGGCTTTCATCCACACATTCAACCTCCAGATGGTGGCCCCCTTTACAGTACATGTACAGATGTGTATATGAATCcgaatctgaactttgacgtcATCGATCTTCGATGA